One Tolypothrix bouteillei VB521301 DNA window includes the following coding sequences:
- a CDS encoding Hsp20/alpha crystallin family protein — protein MTLVRWEPFREVESLQRQLNRLFDEIAPTGRREEEGIAFIPSAEIQETPDAVHLKVEIPGVDPKDLDVQVSPEAVSISGERKSEIKTEERGITRTEFRYGRFQRVIPLPTRVQHDRVQAEYKDGILKLRLPKAEEDRNKVVKVNLGDGHRGNGQGQ, from the coding sequence ATGACACTCGTTCGTTGGGAACCTTTCCGAGAAGTTGAAAGTTTGCAGCGGCAGTTAAACCGCTTGTTTGATGAGATAGCACCGACAGGTCGTAGAGAAGAAGAAGGCATTGCCTTTATTCCCTCTGCAGAGATTCAAGAAACCCCCGATGCGGTTCATCTCAAGGTAGAAATTCCCGGTGTAGACCCCAAAGACCTAGATGTGCAGGTATCGCCAGAGGCAGTGTCTATTTCCGGTGAGCGGAAATCAGAAATCAAAACGGAAGAAAGAGGCATCACCCGCACCGAATTCCGCTATGGCAGGTTTCAGCGCGTAATTCCGTTGCCTACCCGTGTCCAGCACGATCGGGTGCAAGCAGAATACAAAGATGGCATTCTCAAGCTGAGGCTGCCCAAGGCTGAAGAAGATAGGAACAAGGTTGTGAAAGTAAACTTAGGTGACGGGCACAGAGGCAACGGGCAAGGGCAGTGA
- a CDS encoding alcohol dehydrogenase catalytic domain-containing protein, which produces MVSNRGVVYMGPWKVEVKNLDFPKLIDPRGNKADHGAILKIVTTNICGSDQHIYHGRFAAPVGMQLGHEMTGEVIEVGRDVQFIHVGDLCSVPFNVSCGRCRNCKERHTDVCMNVNPEVDCGAYGFNLGDWQGGQSEYLMVPYADWNLLKFPDKDQAMSKIRDLTLLSDILPTGFHGCIEARVGSGSTVYIAGAGPVGRCAAASARFLGASCIIVGDRNQERLDLVKKAGYETVDTRKDTPVADQIEAILGEREVDSGVDCVGLEAHGYGREDGEEHSEAILNTLFEVVRAGGAMGIPGIYTDADPGAKTDMAKQGLLPLTFSKAWIKSPSLTAGQAPIMKYNRQLMMAILWDRMPYLSEVVNTEIISLDQAPEAYRIFSDGSPKKFVIDPHGSTKKAA; this is translated from the coding sequence ATGGTAAGCAATCGTGGAGTAGTCTATATGGGTCCTTGGAAAGTCGAGGTTAAAAATCTTGATTTCCCAAAACTCATCGATCCTCGTGGCAACAAAGCCGATCACGGAGCGATTCTCAAGATCGTAACAACAAACATCTGCGGCAGCGATCAGCACATCTATCACGGTCGGTTTGCGGCTCCTGTAGGAATGCAATTGGGACATGAGATGACTGGCGAGGTGATCGAAGTGGGTCGGGACGTGCAGTTTATTCATGTTGGCGATCTTTGTTCTGTTCCATTTAACGTCTCCTGTGGACGCTGCCGCAACTGCAAGGAGCGTCACACCGACGTCTGCATGAACGTCAACCCCGAAGTAGACTGCGGAGCTTACGGCTTCAACCTCGGCGACTGGCAGGGCGGGCAATCCGAATACCTCATGGTTCCCTACGCCGACTGGAACCTCTTAAAGTTCCCCGACAAAGACCAAGCAATGTCAAAGATCAGGGATCTGACGCTGCTCTCAGACATCTTGCCGACCGGCTTTCACGGCTGCATAGAAGCAAGGGTCGGGTCGGGATCGACGGTCTACATCGCTGGCGCAGGTCCAGTGGGTCGCTGTGCCGCTGCCAGTGCTCGCTTCTTGGGCGCGTCCTGCATCATTGTGGGCGACAGAAACCAGGAGCGGTTAGACCTGGTGAAAAAAGCGGGCTACGAAACCGTAGACACGAGGAAAGATACGCCAGTTGCCGACCAGATTGAAGCAATCTTGGGAGAGAGGGAAGTCGATTCCGGAGTGGACTGCGTGGGTCTTGAGGCGCATGGCTACGGACGGGAAGACGGAGAAGAGCATTCAGAAGCGATACTTAACACCCTGTTTGAAGTGGTCCGGGCGGGGGGCGCGATGGGCATCCCCGGCATCTACACCGATGCCGATCCTGGAGCCAAGACCGACATGGCCAAGCAAGGTCTGCTCCCCCTTACCTTCAGCAAGGCGTGGATCAAGTCGCCGTCGCTGACGGCAGGACAAGCTCCGATCATGAAATACAACCGCCAACTGATGATGGCGATCCTGTGGGACCGGATGCCTTACTTGAGCGAAGTCGTGAACACCGAGATCATCTCGCTCGACCAAGCACCGGAGGCTTACCGGATATTTAGCGATGGCTCGCCGAAGAAGTTCGTCATCGACCCGCACGGCAGCACGAAGAAAGCCGCATAG
- the zwf gene encoding glucose-6-phosphate dehydrogenase, translating into MAALLSDALVFFGITSDLAYKKIFPALQAMIQRGHFDIPIIGVGRRDWSIEQLQSYVRKSLEEQARVDEVAFQKLCSLLYYICGDYSDRATYDKLCQVLQIAEAPLYYLAIPPSLFATVVEGLGQSSCVKNGRVMVEKPFGRDLKSAKILNCILHSIFPESHIFRIDHYLGKEPVQNLLYTRFANSLLEPIWHRVSIASIQITMAEKFGIDGRGQFYEETGAIRDVVQNHLLQVTACLMIDPPINEQHEAIRDERARLLKSIDPIEPSNVVRGQYKGYRQEPGVAPDSKVETFAAVKLNIDTWRWASVPIYIRAGKCLPSTTTEVVVRLKRPPQDVFGERAFGLANYFYFRLSPNVLTAIGIRSKTPGDGMVGSEVGLVAQVEHGNEMNPYERLFEDAMKGDSMLFARQDEVEAQWQIVAPILDQATPVYEYAPHSWGPPLADHMIPPDGGWHNLNET; encoded by the coding sequence ATGGCAGCTTTACTCTCCGATGCCCTGGTATTTTTTGGGATCACAAGTGATTTAGCCTACAAAAAAATCTTTCCTGCCTTACAGGCGATGATTCAGCGCGGTCATTTTGACATTCCAATTATTGGAGTGGGTAGGCGAGATTGGAGCATCGAACAATTACAATCTTATGTGCGTAAGAGCCTAGAGGAACAGGCCAGAGTTGATGAGGTAGCTTTCCAGAAACTATGTTCATTACTTTACTATATTTGTGGTGATTATAGCGATCGCGCCACCTATGATAAATTATGCCAGGTACTCCAAATAGCTGAAGCTCCTCTGTATTACTTAGCCATTCCTCCCAGTTTGTTTGCGACGGTTGTCGAAGGGTTAGGTCAATCAAGTTGTGTAAAGAATGGTCGTGTTATGGTAGAAAAACCCTTTGGACGCGATCTAAAATCGGCTAAAATACTGAACTGCATTCTGCACTCTATCTTTCCCGAAAGTCATATTTTTCGGATTGACCATTACTTGGGAAAAGAACCAGTCCAAAACCTTCTCTACACTCGCTTCGCCAATTCATTACTCGAACCGATTTGGCATCGCGTCAGTATTGCCAGCATCCAAATCACGATGGCTGAAAAATTTGGCATCGATGGACGGGGACAGTTTTATGAAGAGACAGGCGCTATTCGGGATGTGGTGCAAAATCATCTACTTCAGGTGACGGCGTGTTTAATGATTGATCCGCCCATCAACGAGCAGCATGAAGCCATCCGAGATGAAAGAGCGCGATTGCTCAAATCCATAGATCCAATCGAACCCTCAAATGTAGTGCGCGGGCAGTACAAGGGCTATCGCCAGGAACCTGGTGTAGCTCCTGATTCCAAGGTCGAAACCTTCGCAGCGGTTAAGCTCAACATTGATACTTGGCGCTGGGCTAGCGTTCCGATTTATATTCGTGCAGGCAAATGTTTACCGAGTACAACTACTGAAGTTGTGGTCAGGCTCAAGCGTCCGCCGCAGGATGTTTTTGGCGAGCGTGCCTTTGGATTAGCAAATTATTTTTACTTTCGTCTTAGTCCAAATGTGCTGACTGCGATCGGCATTCGCTCTAAAACCCCAGGCGACGGAATGGTGGGTAGCGAAGTCGGACTAGTCGCTCAAGTCGAGCATGGCAATGAAATGAATCCCTACGAGCGGCTTTTTGAAGATGCCATGAAAGGCGACTCCATGTTGTTTGCTCGCCAAGATGAGGTAGAAGCACAGTGGCAAATTGTCGCTCCTATTCTAGATCAAGCAACCCCTGTTTACGAATACGCACCCCATAGCTGGGGGCCTCCTTTGGCGGATCATATGATTCCCCCAGATGGCGGTTGGCATAATCTTAATGAGACGTGA
- a CDS encoding response regulator — translation MRGGTVLLQTMMVTSASKRILLIDDEPDVQWVVQTCLEKIAQWTVITATSAEEALLKASAEQPDAILLDIMMPKMDGYMFLDALWAKPEMQFIPVVFLTAQAGLLEPHHYETLGVKGIIAKPFDPLTLHRAIASALNWELDT, via the coding sequence ATGAGAGGCGGTACAGTGCTGTTACAGACGATGATGGTGACCTCTGCATCAAAGCGCATCTTGTTAATTGACGACGAACCTGATGTGCAATGGGTAGTGCAAACCTGCTTGGAAAAAATAGCCCAATGGACTGTCATTACCGCGACATCGGCAGAAGAAGCGTTACTCAAGGCGAGCGCTGAACAACCAGATGCGATCCTGCTGGACATTATGATGCCAAAAATGGATGGCTATATGTTTCTGGATGCACTGTGGGCTAAGCCGGAAATGCAGTTTATACCTGTGGTGTTTTTGACTGCACAGGCTGGATTACTCGAACCCCATCATTATGAAACACTAGGAGTTAAAGGAATCATAGCCAAACCCTTTGACCCGCTGACATTGCACCGGGCGATCGCATCTGCTTTGAATTGGGAGCTAGACACCTAG
- the dnaK gene encoding molecular chaperone DnaK, with translation MAKIVGIDLGTTNSCIAVIEGGQPVVIPNTEGGRTTPSVVAYTKKGEKLVGQIAKRQGVMNPENTFYSVKRFIGRRYDEVTQEAKQVTYKVVRDSNGNVKLHCPALNKEFSPEEIAAEVVRKLIDDASTYLGEPVRQAVITTPAYFNDSQRQATKDAGRIAGIEVLRIINEPTAAALAYGLDKKTNETILVFDLGGGTFDVSILEVGDGVFEVKATSGDTHLGGDDFDKRIVDWLATEFQRNEGIDLRKDKQALQRLTEAAEKAKIELSGATQTNINLPFITATPEGPKHLDMTLTRVQFEQMCADLFDRSRIPVEQALRDAKLSPANIDEVILVGGATRMPAVQQLVRQIIGKDPHQGVNPDEVVAVGAAIQAGVLGGEVKDVLLLDVTPLSLGVETLGGVTTKIIPRNTTVPVKKSEVFSTAADAQTNVEIHVLQGEREMASDNKSLGTFRLDGIPPAPRGMPQIEVTFDIDANGILSATAREKATGKEQSISITGASTLDKSEVERMVKEAERNAEEDRRRREQIDTKNMADSVAYQAEKQLQDLGDKVPPADKSRVEGLIRDLRQAIEQNNIDRMKSLTNEIQQALMQIGTAVYSQAGASPNGGTSTDRQGGGEDVIDADFVEQK, from the coding sequence ATGGCAAAAATCGTTGGTATTGATTTAGGAACTACCAACTCCTGTATAGCTGTAATAGAGGGCGGACAACCCGTCGTTATTCCGAACACAGAAGGTGGTCGCACAACTCCGTCTGTGGTTGCCTACACCAAGAAGGGCGAAAAACTTGTCGGGCAAATTGCCAAGCGCCAGGGTGTAATGAACCCAGAAAACACTTTTTATTCTGTGAAGCGGTTCATCGGGCGCAGGTATGATGAAGTCACCCAAGAGGCAAAACAAGTTACTTACAAAGTAGTACGTGACAGTAATGGCAATGTCAAGCTACACTGTCCCGCTCTGAACAAGGAATTTTCACCCGAAGAAATCGCGGCTGAGGTAGTCCGCAAGCTAATAGATGATGCCAGCACATATCTGGGGGAACCAGTGAGGCAAGCGGTAATTACCACCCCTGCCTATTTCAATGACTCTCAACGGCAGGCTACCAAAGATGCCGGTAGAATTGCCGGGATTGAAGTTCTGCGAATTATCAACGAGCCAACGGCGGCTGCCCTCGCCTACGGACTTGACAAAAAAACCAATGAAACCATCCTAGTCTTTGACTTAGGTGGTGGAACGTTTGACGTGTCTATCCTAGAAGTGGGTGATGGTGTGTTTGAAGTGAAAGCTACCAGTGGCGACACCCACTTGGGCGGTGATGACTTTGATAAGAGAATTGTAGACTGGCTAGCAACCGAATTCCAGCGTAACGAAGGCATCGACCTCCGTAAAGACAAACAAGCCCTGCAACGCCTCACCGAAGCAGCAGAAAAAGCCAAAATTGAACTGTCAGGCGCAACACAGACGAACATTAACTTACCTTTTATTACCGCAACCCCGGAAGGCCCGAAACATCTAGATATGACCTTAACGCGGGTACAGTTCGAGCAAATGTGCGCCGACTTGTTCGATCGCAGCCGCATTCCTGTCGAACAAGCTCTGCGCGATGCTAAACTGAGTCCCGCAAATATTGACGAAGTCATCCTAGTGGGTGGTGCAACTCGAATGCCAGCTGTCCAGCAACTGGTACGGCAGATAATAGGCAAAGACCCACACCAGGGTGTCAACCCGGATGAAGTCGTAGCAGTGGGTGCAGCAATTCAGGCGGGTGTGCTTGGGGGTGAGGTAAAAGACGTACTGCTCCTAGATGTCACGCCGTTGTCGCTGGGTGTTGAAACTCTAGGTGGTGTGACGACCAAGATTATTCCGCGCAATACCACTGTCCCAGTGAAGAAGTCTGAGGTGTTCTCAACGGCGGCTGACGCACAAACAAACGTAGAAATCCATGTTCTGCAAGGTGAACGCGAAATGGCATCCGACAACAAGAGCCTGGGAACCTTCCGACTAGATGGGATTCCTCCAGCTCCCAGAGGTATGCCACAGATCGAAGTTACTTTTGACATTGATGCTAACGGGATTCTGTCAGCAACTGCCAGAGAAAAAGCCACAGGTAAAGAACAGTCTATTAGCATCACAGGTGCGTCCACCCTGGACAAATCTGAAGTAGAACGGATGGTGAAAGAAGCCGAGCGCAATGCGGAAGAAGACCGTAGGCGGCGCGAACAAATTGATACCAAAAACATGGCAGATTCTGTTGCCTATCAAGCCGAGAAACAACTTCAGGATTTGGGCGACAAAGTGCCACCAGCAGACAAGTCCCGCGTGGAAGGCTTAATTCGAGACTTGCGTCAGGCAATTGAGCAGAACAACATCGATCGCATGAAGTCTCTCACCAACGAAATTCAACAAGCCCTGATGCAAATCGGCACTGCGGTTTACTCACAAGCAGGTGCATCTCCAAACGGTGGTACTTCTACAGACCGTCAAGGCGGCGGTGAAGATGTCATCGATGCAGACTTTGTGGAACAAAAGTAA
- a CDS encoding aldo/keto reductase, with translation MEQRRFGSTKREVAAIGQGTWYIDRCARASAIAALRQGLDLGMTHIDTAQMYGSAEEVVAEAIALQKRVVASSQKASRVRISLDTRNFPHLRDTGYTTTISGFMPWIPPSISSRI, from the coding sequence ATGGAACAGCGTCGGTTTGGTTCCACAAAGCGTGAGGTGGCAGCGATCGGTCAAGGGACTTGGTACATTGATCGCTGCGCTCGCGCCTCCGCAATCGCCGCTTTGCGCCAAGGACTCGATCTCGGCATGACCCACATCGACACGGCACAGATGTACGGCAGCGCCGAGGAGGTGGTCGCCGAGGCGATCGCATTGCAAAAGCGAGTGGTAGCAAGTTCACAGAAGGCATCAAGAGTACGAATTAGCCTGGATACACGGAACTTTCCCCACCTCCGAGACACGGGTTACACCACTACTATTTCTGGCTTTATGCCCTGGATACCACCCTCGATCTCAAGCCGAATCTGA
- a CDS encoding BON domain-containing protein, which produces MTTATATQTDEEIQKDVLNELKWDSRVQSTEIGVAVKDGVVTLTGWVDSFYKRWAAEEAAHRVRGVLAVANDIEVRLPVSAERTDADIAAAAIHALEWDAGVSIDNLDVTVSKGWVTLRGVVEWEYQKHDAERVVRRLKGVKGVTNLLTIKPRVSPSELKQKIEQALVRSAETDALRIAVEVEGSKVILRGAVRSWAERQEAERAAWSAPGITSVENRIAISP; this is translated from the coding sequence ATGACAACTGCAACCGCAACCCAAACTGACGAGGAAATCCAAAAGGATGTGCTGAATGAGTTGAAGTGGGATTCCCGCGTCCAGTCTACCGAAATCGGCGTGGCCGTCAAAGACGGTGTTGTTACGCTCACAGGCTGGGTCGATTCCTTTTACAAGCGCTGGGCTGCCGAAGAAGCTGCCCACCGCGTCCGTGGCGTACTGGCCGTGGCCAACGACATCGAGGTTCGGCTGCCGGTCTCTGCCGAGCGCACTGACGCCGACATTGCCGCAGCCGCCATTCATGCGCTGGAGTGGGATGCCGGCGTGTCCATCGATAATCTCGACGTCACGGTCTCCAAGGGCTGGGTCACGCTCAGGGGTGTGGTCGAGTGGGAGTACCAGAAGCACGATGCCGAGCGAGTTGTCCGCCGCCTGAAAGGCGTCAAGGGGGTGACCAACTTGCTCACCATCAAGCCCCGCGTGTCGCCGTCGGAACTCAAGCAGAAAATTGAGCAGGCGCTGGTGCGCAGCGCGGAGACCGACGCGCTGCGGATCGCGGTCGAGGTGGAGGGGAGCAAGGTCATCCTGAGGGGGGCGGTGCGCTCTTGGGCTGAGAGGCAAGAGGCGGAGCGGGCAGCGTGGTCGGCACCAGGAATCACCTCGGTGGAAAACCGGATCGCGATCTCGCCCTAA
- a CDS encoding aldehyde dehydrogenase family protein has translation MTAIAPRKTPQSPDSPPAYAGLDRLFIGGRWVQGHSEHKITSVDPYHQAPIAEYQAASEQDIDEAYQTAKKAQIEWAKALPSERSQVMQRAAEIMNARQEEIVSWLIREAGSPRSKAMLEWQSAYALMQQVIAAPYQADSQILPSDLPGKESRVYRQPVGVVGVVSPWDFALHLANRSIAPALAVGNAVVQKTPSMTPISGGFILAKIYEEAGLPEGVFSVIAGKASEIGDAFIAHPIPRVITFTGSTKAGRHIGQLAMSSPLMKRVSLELGGSSPFVVLDDADLELAVNAAVFGKFLNAGQICMSINRFIIDQRVHDEFVDRFVDRVRQLKVGDPNDPDTAIGPIIDQAQLDSLMKHIQSAHQEGARQLLGGDPEGLVLPPHVFVGVTNQMTVAREELFGPVAPLIKVRDEAEALQVANSTEYGLSSAVFTRDEQRGLQFALQVEAGMTHINDQTVNDLPNAPFGGEKNSGIGRFGGSWAIEEFTTDHWITVQRTPRVYPF, from the coding sequence ATGACAGCAATCGCTCCTAGAAAAACGCCTCAGTCTCCTGACAGCCCACCTGCTTATGCAGGACTCGATCGCTTATTCATTGGCGGAAGATGGGTGCAAGGTCATTCTGAGCACAAAATTACATCTGTTGATCCTTACCATCAAGCTCCGATTGCAGAATATCAAGCAGCGAGTGAGCAAGACATTGATGAGGCTTATCAAACGGCTAAGAAAGCTCAGATCGAATGGGCAAAAGCTCTGCCGAGTGAGCGATCGCAGGTGATGCAGCGGGCGGCTGAAATCATGAACGCTCGTCAAGAAGAAATTGTGTCCTGGCTGATTCGGGAAGCAGGCAGTCCACGGAGTAAAGCGATGTTGGAATGGCAGTCTGCCTATGCACTGATGCAACAAGTGATAGCGGCTCCCTATCAGGCGGACAGTCAGATCCTGCCTTCTGATCTACCTGGAAAAGAAAGCCGAGTGTATCGCCAACCTGTCGGAGTGGTAGGAGTGGTGAGCCCCTGGGATTTTGCGCTACATCTTGCTAATCGCTCGATCGCGCCTGCGTTGGCAGTTGGCAATGCCGTGGTACAAAAAACACCGTCCATGACCCCGATCTCTGGTGGCTTCATTCTTGCCAAAATCTATGAGGAAGCTGGACTTCCTGAAGGTGTGTTTAGTGTGATTGCTGGAAAAGCCAGTGAGATTGGCGACGCATTTATCGCGCACCCCATTCCGCGTGTGATTACCTTTACCGGATCAACAAAAGCAGGGCGACATATCGGACAACTTGCCATGAGTAGCCCCTTGATGAAACGAGTCTCACTCGAACTCGGTGGCAGTAGTCCATTTGTGGTGCTCGATGATGCGGATTTGGAGCTTGCCGTCAATGCTGCGGTGTTTGGCAAGTTCTTGAATGCGGGTCAGATTTGTATGAGCATCAATCGTTTCATTATCGATCAGCGGGTGCATGATGAATTTGTCGATCGCTTTGTCGATCGCGTTCGCCAACTCAAAGTAGGCGACCCCAATGATCCCGATACCGCCATTGGTCCAATCATTGATCAAGCGCAGTTAGATTCTCTGATGAAGCATATCCAATCCGCCCATCAAGAAGGTGCGCGTCAACTGTTGGGCGGCGATCCAGAGGGATTAGTGCTACCTCCTCATGTGTTTGTTGGTGTGACCAATCAAATGACGGTTGCGCGGGAGGAGTTGTTTGGACCTGTTGCTCCACTGATTAAAGTTCGAGATGAAGCCGAGGCATTACAGGTAGCTAACAGTACAGAGTACGGATTGTCGAGCGCTGTCTTTACCCGCGATGAGCAACGGGGATTGCAGTTCGCGCTGCAAGTCGAAGCAGGCATGACTCATATTAACGATCAGACCGTGAACGATCTGCCCAACGCTCCGTTTGGTGGCGAGAAGAACAGTGGAATTGGGCGATTTGGGGGAAGTTGGGCGATCGAAGAATTTACCACTGACCATTGGATCACGGTGCAGCGGACTCCGCGTGTTTATCCTTTCTAA
- a CDS encoding ChaB family protein, which translates to MISTSEKTALKSVSAIIKDEKKMQEVVERLIDRSVPKDNISIIGRDFHTETRISGFVTKQDVILDGLATGAIFGSLFGSILALLTGVGVLFIPFLGTVVAAGPLGAALLGAAGGALYGSLGAGIGSALIAMGMPEDKAAVYETRLKTGEFLLVAEVPQEQADEVVSLLESAGAEEVAITDMKIPRQPEGELADNEQISPEIRANLSDDAQKTFVDTYNRSFREANGKDNVLTKAWDRVKQVFDRDEQGTYSKSKVIS; encoded by the coding sequence ATGATTTCTACATCTGAAAAAACCGCCCTCAAAAGTGTCTCTGCTATCATCAAAGATGAGAAGAAGATGCAAGAAGTGGTTGAGCGTCTAATCGATCGCAGCGTTCCCAAAGATAACATTTCGATTATTGGTCGCGACTTCCACACCGAAACTCGTATCTCCGGATTTGTGACTAAACAAGATGTGATCTTGGATGGACTCGCCACCGGAGCGATTTTTGGATCGCTATTTGGTTCTATCTTGGCTTTACTTACGGGTGTGGGCGTGTTGTTCATTCCCTTTTTAGGAACCGTAGTAGCAGCAGGCCCTTTGGGAGCAGCATTATTAGGAGCGGCAGGCGGTGCTTTATATGGTTCCTTGGGAGCAGGCATTGGATCTGCCTTAATCGCAATGGGTATGCCGGAGGACAAAGCTGCTGTTTACGAAACACGCCTGAAAACAGGTGAGTTTTTACTGGTCGCGGAAGTGCCACAAGAACAAGCAGACGAAGTTGTCTCACTGTTAGAAAGTGCGGGTGCGGAAGAAGTCGCTATCACTGACATGAAGATTCCCCGTCAACCAGAAGGTGAACTGGCAGATAATGAGCAGATTTCACCAGAAATTAGAGCAAATCTGTCGGACGACGCGCAAAAAACTTTTGTTGATACCTACAATCGGTCGTTCCGAGAAGCCAATGGAAAAGATAATGTCTTGACGAAGGCTTGGGATCGGGTCAAACAGGTGTTCGATCGCGACGAACAAGGCACTTATTCCAAGTCTAAAGTCATATCGTAA
- a CDS encoding DsbA family protein, producing the protein MITTATGELSLPVSDAFGTPEGERDHIRGPKNAPVTLVEYGDYECPYCGRAHFIVKELQQLTGDLMRFVYRHFPLTSIHPHAEQAAEAAEAAGAQGKFWEMHNHLFEHQQALDRKHLIEYAANLGLDVPRLSHELAEHAHVAKIREDLLSGIQSGVNGTPTFFINGVRHDGSYDLRALLAAIENAAES; encoded by the coding sequence ATGATTACAACAGCAACAGGCGAACTTAGCCTCCCAGTTAGCGATGCCTTCGGCACACCTGAAGGTGAACGCGACCATATCCGAGGGCCAAAAAACGCACCCGTCACCCTCGTGGAATACGGCGACTATGAGTGCCCCTATTGCGGTCGTGCCCATTTCATCGTCAAAGAACTCCAGCAGTTGACCGGGGATCTCATGCGCTTTGTCTACCGACACTTCCCGTTAACTAGCATACATCCCCACGCCGAGCAGGCAGCAGAAGCAGCAGAGGCAGCTGGGGCGCAAGGTAAGTTCTGGGAGATGCACAACCATCTCTTTGAACATCAACAGGCGCTCGATCGCAAACATCTAATAGAATATGCCGCTAACCTCGGTCTTGATGTGCCTCGGTTGAGTCACGAACTCGCCGAGCACGCCCACGTAGCCAAGATACGCGAAGACTTACTCAGCGGAATCCAGAGCGGGGTCAACGGCACGCCGACTTTTTTCATCAACGGTGTGCGCCACGATGGCTCTTACGACCTCCGCGCATTGTTAGCCGCAATTGAAAACGCAGCTGAATCCTGA
- a CDS encoding helix-turn-helix domain-containing protein, protein MTLPLLLSQQDDFEQLKSAAPIDFGSLFIWKVVAIALQNQPDRLLETTDEKHLLNNTTKYKRHDRSFSRLPQSDCNFALNGAFIDVAQEVARLLQQSQPFHCEGIINHSAKTIAIRAIEPEYKQIINVEPLTEREREVLQLIIDGLNNLAIAQKLHITTGTVKSHVRNILKKLCVHNRTRQQFEHCVRVLSTNKQE, encoded by the coding sequence ATGACATTACCTTTATTATTAAGCCAACAAGATGATTTCGAGCAGTTAAAATCTGCGGCTCCAATTGATTTTGGCTCTCTCTTCATCTGGAAGGTCGTTGCAATTGCATTGCAAAACCAACCAGATAGGTTGCTTGAAACCACCGATGAAAAACATCTCCTGAACAACACAACAAAATATAAACGTCACGATCGGTCGTTTTCTAGACTGCCTCAATCAGACTGCAACTTTGCTTTGAACGGTGCGTTCATTGATGTTGCTCAAGAAGTTGCTAGGCTACTTCAGCAATCTCAACCCTTTCATTGTGAGGGCATCATCAACCATTCTGCTAAGACGATCGCCATTCGAGCGATCGAGCCAGAGTACAAGCAAATCATTAACGTTGAGCCGTTAACTGAACGGGAGCGAGAGGTGTTGCAACTGATTATTGACGGTCTCAACAACCTGGCGATCGCCCAGAAGCTTCACATTACTACGGGTACGGTGAAAAGTCATGTTCGCAATATTTTGAAGAAACTCTGCGTTCATAACCGCACTCGGCAGCAATTCGAGCACTGCGTGCGGGTCTTGTCCACTAACAAACAAGAATGA